ATTCTCTAGGACATACACCAGATGCCTGAGTTGGTTGTCATGTGAGGATGTGTTCTGCAACCTGAACACGGTTAGAACTCTGTTCTTGCACATACATCAGTGTGTTCATATATAATTAATCGAACTACCTGTTTTGCTGGTCTCATCACTATAATTGTCCTTCCCTCGCGATCATGAAAATTTGCTCTATACAATTTCCCTGTTTCGCTTTCAGTGGCGACTTCATGCTGGACGAATCATATGTATTACTTCGACAATTAAGCTGCCAAGAGAAATGAAGAAGATGGAGTGGAGCTCACCCAAAGAATCTCCTCTGGCTTGTAAGTCGTTCTCCACTTGAGTGTTTCTTCCAACATTTTCTTTGACTTGTCCACGTTCCAGTTGCGAGCTTCCAAGTATCTTCTCAGGCATGCATCGGTGCAGAATGTTAAGCTACTTCCGGATAAAGGGCCAATCGCAGCTCTCAGCTCTTTGATCTGTTCAGAAGAATACTTATATAtggaagcttatagaggaatccgCTAATCCAACTAATATATGAAAGCTTATGTACGATCCAATGGCTGCGTGCACATCATGATCATTGATCCTATGACCGAAAAACTGGCTTATTAGCTAATTTATTTCAACAAAAATAGAACTGTGATTGAATTCATAAATAGTAGACAATCATATCTCTGATAAAAGACATAAAGAGTCAATATCTGAAACTCTAGTAGGTGATTGGAAATCGGCATACTCAATTTCTTTTACCTGTGATGCCGGAATGCTCATCATTATCAACTACTTACCATCCGCAAAATTATACTCTGAAGTCATAAACTTTTGAGTCATTTAGATAGAGGATTATGAAGACAATATGCTTAGATGTGTTTGCTTACCTTTTGTTCTTGATCCTTAGCATCGTGTTCCTGGTTATCATGAGAATTGTGCTTCTTCCTGAACATGATTGTTCTTGCAGTCGAGTCGGAGATCCACCTGATGAAGACAATATGCTTTATTAGAATGCTAATAGCTCAAGAGAACTTGCGGATTCATGTTAAGACACAAAATCAAAGTTTATATTCGTGAGTGGAAAAGAATTGTGATCTCAACAGTCTTAATGCAGTTCTATATCATATCAGTACAAGACATGATGATCTCTTAGATCTCAGTGGGTGCCATAGAAAATAAACTCTTACCTGTTTCAACTGTCTCAGCTATATCTCATCAACAATGGAATCGGGTAGTCTGAGGAGATTATGCAGCAGAGGCTTTCTGAAATGGATATCAGTAACGGATGTGTCGCAGACCGCAGTCGCTTGTTGTATGTGATATGGAAGATGGAATTGGGTTATGCTTTTGCTGTGATATGGAAGATGGAATTGGGTTATGCAGCAAAAGCTTTCAGAAATGGGTAGCAGACCGCAGTTGCTTGTTGTATGTGATAAGGAAGATTAGTTCGATGGTAGAAAGAACTAATAGTTGGTCTGAATTCAATCCTtccccagaaaaaaaaaaagagttatagAAGCAGAATGAAACACTTGGCCATCCATAGACTCGGTCATCTAAGAAGAGTATGTTGACTAAACGCTACacaattataatattgtattGTCTTCTCTTAGAAGGGTTGACCAAAGGCACTCTGCTTTTCTTCCAATTTGGCGTTCTACCAACTACGAAACCCTGAGAAGCTTCATCTCTGGACATGcatgaagagcaagaaaagaTGGCAAGATTTGGCCTTTGGTTTGTTTCTCGACCAACCCATTCGGATTTACTTGTGTCAGGCGAAGCACAGAACCTAAAGAAGAAGCCTGCATTCTCCATGCAACAACTCCTCCCTAAATGGACGCAGATACGAGACAGCTCGATCTCAAAGATGAGATGAACTTCCTTCGTGTAACTCCAAATCTATACATCGatgttcataaaaataataataataaagggacAAAGAGAGACTGAGAACCGTACCTGAAATGCTTCGAGAAGAAACACGGAACAGAGAGAGAAGAGCAGAGTCGTTGGTGGCTTCCAGAGGAGGCGAACCCAAAACGAGCAATAGGAAGAAGCGGTCGGTGGAAGGAATTCAATTAATTCATACTGAAAATGACACAATTAATATTAAGTTTTACCAAGAAAGTTAATGGATTTCTATTAATTCATGTTGTTTTTTTTATAGGGTTAAGATTTAATTTTCTCTCAATAATCTTGGATGAAAAAAAGGATTCTGATTACATTTACTCACACTCGAAGATaaaattagaaatattaaaaaataataattttaaaaaggaAATGAAGATGGAAAAGAGATAATTCATTACTGTAAAAACTGACACGAATTAAAGGCTAAGAAGTGACGGACAGAGAATTGAAGTATGTGGACACAACAAAGTCAATTCAATGCCATTACGAAGAAAGAGAAAGGTCGGTCAGCATAGGCATCGGTTGCTGCGATGGAGATTTGGATGGCGGCATTTGATCACCAAATAGTTTATGTTTACGAAAAATTCGACTATTATTTCGAGGATCTAtctatcttatcaggaaatacgaGTCATGCAATTTATGTCTTTTAGTTTATGTGTTGATTAATAATCGAGCACATGACCGGAATATTTTCAGCAATCTCTTTTAATTCATAATACTTGATGTGAAAACTTCGAGAAAATGGGTTCGGAAAGGTCTGAACACCATATGTTCTACGATTAATGAAACATCAATGAACTGATTCGACACTTCATCAAATAGATAATAACAAATTCAGCCTATTATTTTTCTTGCTGAAATGGAGAGAAaatattgaaataaaaaaaaaaatctatatatatatataaagattaacAATTAAAAATATACCACACAGCCaacacaaaattaaaaaaaattaattagaaagagtaaaaaaaaaaaaaagagtttggtTCTTCTTTATATATCATATGTATTTCTAAGTTTTAGCGAAGAGAGATATGAAGAATATTTTGTGCACTCCAAAAAAGAGAGAAGGCTTTtagcattaaaaaaaatcatagagaTCAATAATCAAGAATATATTGGACGTATTTTAGTATTTCTCGCTTATATctatgaaaaaatataaattctcTATCGCGTGAGATCAATTATAAGATATTTTAGTTATTTATACTCAAGTATAATTCCCTTATATACACTCTCATAtagatcctgaaaaatttatatattcttTCTTATACTTTTTAGAAATCTTAGACGACATATTGTATGTATACCATTTATATTAACTCTTTGTATTACGAGTCCTTATCCTTTGAGATGAAATCCCAAAATACTTACAAATCCTAATAATTATTTTAAGCATCTATAATAGTAATTTGTTCTACATTTAATTTCTAAAGACCTCTTTCGTTACATGCAATATGTAAGCATAAATAGAATAGAATGTCTTAAGATTATGCACCTTGAATCGATAGAATAATATTTCTTTTCAAGAAACATCAAATTTACATCAAATCAAGATTACAAGATTCGTGCACTTGAGAGCCGCctataataaaagataaataaaaaaggaaggcCAATGTGATCTCCGAATCTGATTCGTGTCTACAACTTTTACATAGATAACAAGGAATGAGCTATGAGTCTATGTGTTGAAAGTTGGATATGAGGTCTTCGATATTGCTAATGCGATTTTGTAATGCCCAAAGAGATCATACTTGTTCTTTCTTCAAAATCTTAACTAGATTCATCATGTCATCACTCTCAGTTTCCAAATTCGATACTCCTTCTCTCCTTCCCAAAAATAATCCTTTTATCACTAATGAATGCTTGGTTGAGTTTGGCATCCACTTCCAAAGTTGACCTGCAACCAAATCAACCAATTTCCATAGTAGCTCGGTTTGGCCAAGTCGTGCCCTTCCCTGTGCCGAGATCCATTAATCCAATCCTTAAAACAAGAGAACCTTATGTTCAGTTTAACAGTGATAAAACACCAAATGCCTTTAGTAATTGTTAGAATCAGCATGATTTGGTCTGTAGGCCGACGTCGGGAACTTCTGGTTGAATGAGTTGGATGATGACATGGCTACGCTTCTCGAGCGCTTCGGGCGAGGGTTGAGCCGGGTCGGTTGAGTCCTCGCGAGCGACTAGGGGTTAACACTCCAAGACAAGTTGACTTGAGTGTCGTTTATGGCGAGATGTGTTGGCCTACATCGAGATGAGTAATTTGAGTGGCGAGATGTGTTGGCCTACTAGGGGTTAACACAATAAACGACTTGAGTGTCGTTTATGGCGAGATGAGTCAACATGGTTTAGTCCTAGGCCGACATCGGGAACTTTTGGTGGAATGAGTTGGATGATGACGTGGCTGCGCTTCTCGAGCGCTTCGGGCGAGGGTTGAGCTGGAAGGGTCGACTGAGTCCTCGCGAGCGATTGGGGGTTAACACTCCATGGCCAGTAAACTTGAGTGTCGTTTATGGCGAGAAGTGTCCTTTCGTTCCCAGGATAGTTGGTAATCTTCCTTCGTTGGCGTGCCCTTGAGATGGGAGGTACATGCTGGCACTAGTTGGGACCTGATCCGCTGATCCACTCTCCTCCGCATGCTGGATGACGACTTCGGGGTGAAGACGCCCGCGGCTCAGCGGCGATCACCTTCCTGCAAAATGGCTTTCGTCGGGTATCTCCTGACTTTGGCCCCTCTGACGAGTAAGTCAGTTTAGTTTGGATTTTCCTATCTTTTCTCCCCCCCGTTCCTCGGGATCGGATGAGAGTATTTATACCTGCGTGCGAGAGTTGGTTGCCCCTCGGTTTGGCATGGTCGCTGACTCTATGGGGGCGGAACAACTCCTAACAAGGTGGCTTCCTCGGGGGTGCTTGAGCGGCGTCAGACGGCACTGTCCCAAAAGCAgacggcaccgccccgagctcttAGGGTGGTCAAGTCGCATAGTGTATTAGTACCAAACTTGACATGACATGCATCCCGTGGTTTTGGCAATGTGTGGCATTGCGTTCGTGGCTATCGTTTGGTAATGTTTGCTAGTGATTCATCTAAGATCAAAATATGCGGTATCAGTaatattacaaataaaaaaattattattaatatcatCAGTACATTCTCTTTTGCTCGAAgagtaatctatttttttttctcaagatTATGAATGCCCAAGCCACCCTCGTCTCTACATTCAGCAATTGTAATCCAAGAAATCAAAGGCATGCCTttgattttatgttctttttgccccccagaaaaataataataatctttcaTTGCCTTTTAAACTATGTTTAGGCATCCAATGTGAAGGGGAAGAGTGGAGAACTGATTTAATATTTTACTCTTCCCAAATTACCTcgtttatttatcatattttaaattgTTGAATCAAATGCAAATAATGGTAGTCTCTTAGGAGCAATCGTAGCTCCCAAATATTTGAATGGAAATGAAACTTCCAAAGAAAGAATGTATTTAGTTTCAACGAAGAAAGAATCAATAGAATAATAATAAGTTAGTCGAGTCTTTCCATGGAATTCTTGTCGACTAAGATATCTATCCCCTGTGCCCATCAGCATCGGTATCAAAGTTAAGAGCTTTTGGATGTTgctcatcctcttcctcttcctcttctacttcttctaagTTCCCACTGGTTTGTGCAGCCTGAGCTTCTGTTCCGTCGTGTTGTTCCTGTCATGCACGGTGGTCTTTCCTTTCCTGAGGTGTCGTGATAACTCCTCTTCAGCTGCAGCAGCTGCTCCGCTACTTCAATCTATCCAAGGCGAGATTAGACTTTGTTGGAGTGTTCTCATCGAGCACCCTAATTGATGAAGCAGATGGTGAAAACGAGAGGGCAACTGTGACACGTTGATCAAACATTGCCTTGAATCATCGATTTCTAGTGTTTTAAACATCAACTTCTCGGGCTTAATGAATCGAACACTGACTGGCTTTCTCTTTTGCCTCCATAGATCGCTCCCCAGTTGTTGGTGAACTGCTTGCAGGAGGAACTCGATGGTCCTTAAGATTCAAAATGGTGAGTAGAGCCACACGTCGATCAACTACTCCTTACATGTGGTTCTTGTTTGGTCAATCATCTAATCTTTCAATACATGAATAATTTGCCGCTGCAATTAAAGCTCCTTCCTCCATTATTGTATCATCTCTTTCTCTCTTGATGAGGGGATGGAAAGTGATGTGTGCCGTACCTTCCACGAACCATGCCTTGGTTCACTTGGGAGGTGACTGCAGCCTCTGCTTTAAAGCTCTCTTCGAGCTTTAATGTCCAAATATGCCTCTGCTGCTGCAGTATATACATATCTCTTCGAATGTCAACTGCATTAATATTTGGATAAAGTTTCAAAAAAACCTcacgttcttttttttttttctcgaagaatatttcctttttattttattcccaaacataaagcatcttttatttttattttaaataaaagatGCTCTCTTTAAAGATGATACTATCCGAGACTTTCGAGACGAAGGCAAAAGAGAAAAATAACGGTAGTAGATCATGACAGAGATGAAGGGCGAGGACCTTGCAATGAGGCCTTAGTAGCTAGTACATCTATAATGACGAATGAGGACGAAGGTGATAGATGAGAGCATGCTCAAGGGCGAGGGCACGATAGCAACAACGAACGAGAGGTAGAGGCATAAGCAACACGATAAAGCAGAGGTCaagataatttaattttttagaaaataagatGCAAAAAATAGAATGCTCaacgagaaaaaaaattaattttttaggtaATTTACCCTCAATATTTTATATTCTATAAATTGGGAGGAACTCTGCAAAATGAGGAGACTCAGTTTTATATGCCTAATAATTCTTGTTTCAGAATGGACGAACTTTGCCGACACGTAATGTGTGATTGCAACGCAGCAACATATACTATTTTTCTGCGACGTGTGTAAAGAGAGCATTGGAAGCGGCAAGTGTGGCCCGGCACGCCCCGGCTGACACGGCTGCCTCTCGTTCTCGCCTCTCTGTGAGCCACCAGCTTCCGGTAATGTGTTCTGGACGCACACGCTACCTGCTGATACGTACATAAACCTCGGCGAAAAGTGTCATTGCAACGCATCAGTGGAGGTTGCGGAGAGATCTGAGATATATACCTTCTGCTCCTTCGCTGGGGTGATGGAGACGAGGAAACTCCTCCTCCTCGTTGCACTCTTTCATGTCTTCTCCTCTGCAAGTAATTATAGTTTGGTTAATGTCTCGTAAGTTGTTGTTGATCAATGGAGTCCACTTTTGACTTGACACTACAGTCTTGACAGAGTCGCAGTCCATAATTGGAATCAACTACGGGCAGGTGGCGGACAACCTCCCGCCGGCGTCGGCCACTGCGCAGCTCCTGCAGTCTACCACCATCTCCAAGCTCCGCCTCTACGGCGCCGATGCCGCCATCATACAATCCCTCGCCGGCACCGATATCTCCTTAGTCCTCGGCGTGTCCAACTCTGACATCCCTTCCCTCGCCTCCGATCCGTCCGCGGCCGCCAACTGGGCTTCCGTCAATGTTCTCCCCTACGTCCCGAGCTCCTCTATCTCCGTCGTGTCTGTCGGCAACGAGGCCCTCAACTCCGGCGACCCCTCCCTCGCGTCGGGTCTCCTCCCCGCCATGCAGAACCTCCGCACCGCCCTCTCCGCTTCCGCCGCTGCAGCTAGCGTCAAAGTCTCCACCGTCCACTCCATGGCCGTGCTCGCCCAGTCCGACCCCCCTTCCTCCGGCGCCTTCCACCCCGACTTTGCCGCCTCCCTCACCGGGGTCCTGGGCTTCCTGCGCGATGCCGGGTCGCCCTTCATGATCAACCCCTATCCCTTCTTCGCGTACCGCAGCGACCCGCGGCCGGAGACGCTAGCGTTCTGCCTCTTCCAGCCGAACCCCGGTCGCCTGGACGCGGGGTCGAAGCTCACGTACACCAACATGTTCGACGCGCAGGTGGACGCCGTGCGGTCGGCGCTGGACGGTCTGGGGTTCCCGGAGGTTGAAATCGTGGTGGCGGAGACGGGGTGGCCCTACCGAGGGGACCCTGACGAGGTGGGGACGACGGTGGAGAACGCCATGGCCTTCAACGGGAACCTGGTGGCCCACCTCCGGTCACTGGCGGGGACGCCGCTCATGCCCGGGCGCTCGGTGGAGACGTACATCTTCGCGCTCTACGACGAGGACCTCAAGTCCGGCCCCACCTCCGAGCGCTCCTTCGGCCTCTACCGCGCCGACCAGACCATGAACTACGACGCCGGCCTCGCAAAGCCCAGCTCGTCGATCTCCAACACGGTAACAGATGGAAGACCACCAACTTCGAAGAACTCTCTCTAACTTGAGATTTCTAGGCGTCCGCGGGTTGATGTATTAGTGCTCCTTTGCAGGCGAGCGCGTCGCCGGGGTGGACGCAATCGGCCGAGACGTGCGTGCCGGTGGTCACCGTGCAGGCGAGAGTTGAGGGCCGTCCGATGCAGTCCGGGGAGCGGTGCTACCTTCCAAGCGCCGTCGGATCCCCTGCGGTGATGGGTCTGCTCTTCCAGTACGTTGCGGTGATGCTGCTGCTAACGTAGCGCGAATTCGGAGACGGGTTGTTCCAAATGTAGTGGTTTCAGCGAGCACAAACGTTCCAATGTTCCGATGGCTGTTGTCATTTCTGCAACGGGTTCAGTTTACCGTTTCGCCGTGTGAATTCATGCAGCCACAGAAACACTATTAGATAATTATGTATTGGTCATAGTAAACAAAACCAAATTTGTGACATGACCAAATGATCCATTAGTAATAAACTGCAAAGTTAAAATGAACTTACATTAACTGCGTTTGCCGGGAGTCGAACCCGGGTCTATTGCTTGGAAGGCAATTATCCTAACCGTTGGACTACAAACGCGCTTGTATTGTTAACTAAGTTGTAttcttatatataataataaataattcaatAGGAGTTTGGTGTACCGAACGTTCACTTGGAAACTTACGGAGATTATCCATGTCGCATCCAATCGGAAATCATATGGTTTTGGACAAGCTTTATCGATGAATTAATTATGTCATAAGCTAATCCACGTACTTGCTAAGTCAATTTaagcatgattttttttggagatgatataattatgtttttgatggaaaaagagagaaaaaaggaaGAACAAAGTCACATGTTCGAGCTAAAGAAAATGATCTTGAGGTGAACGGAGGTgagaaaatgaaaattcttcgccCTTTTCCTAACCTCAGACACGACTGTGCGTGTGATCAAGCCGCTGGCAACAGGATCAGATCACACATCCGAATCCATTGTTGATGAATTAGTAGATAAATCGTTCTCATTGACACATCAACCCAATGATTTCAACCAACTAATGCTCGCTGATTCCATGTGTTAATCCTCCCACGTTGTTCCGAGAGTAGGTTGAGATTTCTTTCTCTGGCCCCTGGCGGAGCTGATCTCGCCGGAGCTGCCCGACTCGGACGGGTTTAGCCCGTAGTCGCTCGCCGCTCCGCTGTATTCGTTGCTGTAGTCATTGCTCTCCAGCGCGAGCTTCCTGAACCGCCGCATGTCGGAGGAGTAGGAGGCGGAGTCGTAGTCGGAGCTGGAGTTGAAGATCGTGCTCTGCCCAGGCTTCACCCCCTCGTTCAAGTCCTCCAGTGATACATCGCCCTCCAACCCTCGAACAATCTGCTCCCAttgcaatcatcatcatcatccatcacGAATGAAGGATTTCATGGCAGTGTCGATGCGCCTTACCTGGCTCATCTTCGGGCGCCGCCTTGCGGAGTGCCGAACGCTGGCAGCAGCGCTCGCGGCCATTCGCAACATCTCCCCGACGTCGTAGTTGTTCTCCAACCGCGGGTCTACGAGCTCGTCGAAGTTTTGGTCGGCCAGTGCGCGGGCCAGAAGAGGCCTCGCCTGCTCGAACAGAGTTGAAGATTACCAATTACAGCAGAGAGCAGTGTCTCAAACAAAGGGCGGAGACTGACCCATTCGACCAAGCTGTCCTCCATATCTCCCGTAAGGTCAATGGGCCTTCGTCCCGTTatcagctccagaagcatcacgCCGAAGGAGAAGACGTCGGACTTCTCCGTCAGCTTCCCACTCGATGCGTACTCAGGTGCCAAGTATCTACATGGTTCAAAGAGCATCACCATGCTGTTGTGATAGCTACTCGAGAAACAGAGGAGAAGGTTTCAATGAGTCCATGGAACATCTCATACCCGAACGTTCCCATGACTCGAGTTGAGACATGAGTGTTGGTATCTGAAGACAATTTGGCCAATCCGAAGTCTGCAACCTGGAGATTCGACGAAACTAGGAAATCAAACTCTGTTCCAATTTATGAAGGAAAGAGAACACCAACCTACGAGAACAGGTTGGTTCGAGTTACCATGGCTTCGAATTTGTTATCCAGGAGAATGTTGGCAGCTTTGATATCGCGATGGATGATTCGAGGATGGCCTGCACGATGATCACACACAGAAATTTGGGAAACTTCTTGCAAGTAGAGGGGAAAGAGGACACGAGAAGAAGATAATGCACTCACAGTCTTCGTGCAAGTAAGCGAGGCCTTTCGCTGATCCTATAGCGATCTTGAGTCTCGTAGGCCAATCCATTGTTGGAAGATCCTTTCCTGGAATTGAAGACAGCAATTCATCAGATCGAATCTAAATTTACAAGAAGTATACAGTTGACATGATTCTTGAGTGTTCTTCCATTATCAGCTACCATGCAGGTGGTACTCCAGAGTCTGGTTGGGCACGAACTCGTAGACCAGCATCCGCTGCGCTCCTGCGATGCAGTATCCGACGAGCGAGACCAGATGGCGATGGTGGACTCTGCTGATGATCTCAACCTCTGCTTGGAACTCCCTCTCCCCTTGCCCGCTGCCGGACTTGAGCTGCTTCACTGCAATCTCCTTCCCGTTCGGGAGCACACCCTTGTACACGTAGCCGAACCCGCCTTGCCCCAGGAGGTTGTCGCGAGAGAATCCATTTGTCACCGCTGCGATCTCGTCGTAGGTGAAGGTGCTCTGGTTGAAGCCCAAGGCCACATTAGGCGAAGGGGGCGGCAATGGAGGCCCATGGAAGCCAGAGTAGAGTGAGCTCATGTCTCCGCTGGCCATCATGGGTGGATGTGGCGACTGATGCCAACCACCTCCGGGTGACATTGCTGCTCCGGGAGGTGGGGGCATCTTGCCAGCGTAGTCCATCCCTTGGGCTCCATTTTGCCATCTTGGAAGCGATCCGCCATTGTAGAAGCCACCTGCAACACAACACATCAAAATCGATTCAAGGATACCTGAGGCAACGGATTCTATTCGGGAGCTTGTCGACATTACCATTGGGCCCTGGAGCATCATAATAGTGCATGACATGGTtggggttcttcttcttcttcttagtgcACAGCACAAAAGACACGATCATCAACATGATGAATATCCCAAGACCTACGGTGACCCCCAGAATGAGGGGCAGATTCGCATCAGAGTCATTCGTCCGATGTGTGCTTGAATCCTTGCTCGGTGGCGATGTCTGCGAAGGAAGCGACTTGGAGGGGCTTCTTGAGGCTGGCGATGACGATGCGTCCGACGAGGACGGGGTTGTTGGCGAGCTTGACTCAGATGGCAGTGATGgagatgaagaggaggaggaggaggaggaggatttaTGCGACGATGGTGGTGGGGATGAAGGAAGAGACTGGGAAGAGGAGGACGACGGAGGAGGTGGAGAGTTTTTGGTTGTTGAAGTATCCGACTCGGATGTGGAAGGTGGCTGTGACGACGGCGACGTCGATGAGTCGGAAGTAGGCGATGAGGACAAGGAATCGGATGGTGGAGGCGCGGCAGGCGTGGGAGGAGATGGCACAGAAGAGTCGTCGAGTGGCGGAGCGGTCACAGGGGAGGAATCCATTCTGCGAGGATGGAGTTCGAGCGCAGAGCACTCCACCCACCTCGCGGCTGCCCGTCTACGCCAACCTGCGGATGGTAGAACGCAATGAGGACGTCAAAGCCATCAAAAGCATGCATATTAACCAAACAATTCATCGTCTTCTTCCTCGCAATCAGGTGGCaaagagctcaagaatcacattcATATCAACCAAAAGCAAATCCAACTCGAAGTTCTACATGATTAAAGAACCGACAAAGACCGGATTAAGAACGCAAAACAAGAAATAATTCGCATACGGAGATCGGATTTCCGGTGCCAAAAGAAAAAAGGATCGACTTGTCGAGGAGGAAGAGAAAAGGGGTACTTTTTCTTTAGTTGGCTTGAGCTGCCGGGAGAAGGAAAGGGTTCTCCTCAGGGAAGGAAGGAAGAGGGCGGAGATGTGACGAGACGCTTCGTCTTCATCCTTCGCCAACCACCACCCGCTCCAACTCAACCCTAGATTTCTTTTGTCTTGGCCTTCCTATTTCTGATCCTCCATCCTTGCTGTTCTACGGAGGAAAttaacagcaaaaaaaaaaagaaggaaaaataagGAAAAATAATTACAACATGGCGGTTGCCCGCTTCCTCCGATTCCTGGACGGCCGTTGGGTCTTTCCCGCGCGACCGCCCGATGCAAACTACTTCAATAACGGTACGTGGAAGGCCGCATTCCAGGCAAAATATTATCAACCTTTCCCTAACAACTTAAGTTTTATAgactattaatattttaatttaaaattgcatcataaataattataatcataataatttagTAGTACAATAAACAATGATCAAAGTAGAGTGAATTTTTAGTGgtgaaatcaaaagaaaatttttttagTAAAATATAAGTGATGTTAAATTTggtgaaataatatttttttataataaatttaatcagAAGGATGTCCACGTAGCCCAATTATTGACCGGAACTCGTTCTCACCATGTTGACTACAACGAGTCGTGATTATTTTCCCGCTCTTATATATACTCTACAAATGCTTGTGATGAATGCATGCAACGTTAGGATAAGAGTCTATCATCATTGCTTATC
The DNA window shown above is from Musa acuminata AAA Group cultivar baxijiao chromosome BXJ2-4, Cavendish_Baxijiao_AAA, whole genome shotgun sequence and carries:
- the LOC103980489 gene encoding proline-rich receptor-like protein kinase PERK7, whose protein sequence is MDSSPVTAPPLDDSSVPSPPTPAAPPPSDSLSSSPTSDSSTSPSSQPPSTSESDTSTTKNSPPPPSSSSSQSLPSSPPPSSHKSSSSSSSSSSPSLPSESSSPTTPSSSDASSSPASRSPSKSLPSQTSPPSKDSSTHRTNDSDANLPLILGVTVGLGIFIMLMIVSFVLCTKKKKKNPNHVMHYYDAPGPNGGFYNGGSLPRWQNGAQGMDYAGKMPPPPGAAMSPGGGWHQSPHPPMMASGDMSSLYSGFHGPPLPPPSPNVALGFNQSTFTYDEIAAVTNGFSRDNLLGQGGFGYVYKGVLPNGKEIAVKQLKSGSGQGEREFQAEVEIISRVHHRHLVSLVGYCIAGAQRMLVYEFVPNQTLEYHLHGKDLPTMDWPTRLKIAIGSAKGLAYLHEDCHPRIIHRDIKAANILLDNKFEAMVADFGLAKLSSDTNTHVSTRVMGTFGYLAPEYASSGKLTEKSDVFSFGVMLLELITGRRPIDLTGDMEDSLVEWARPLLARALADQNFDELVDPRLENNYDVGEMLRMAASAAASVRHSARRRPKMSQIVRGLEGDVSLEDLNEGVKPGQSTIFNSSSDYDSASYSSDMRRFRKLALESNDYSNEYSGAASDYGLNPSESGSSGEISSARGQRKKSQPTLGTTWED
- the LOC135609472 gene encoding glucan endo-1,3-beta-glucosidase 7-like isoform X2, whose product is METRKLLLLVALFHVFSSAKSQSIIGINYGQVADNLPPASATAQLLQSTTISKLRLYGADAAIIQSLAGTDISLVLGVSNSDIPSLASDPSAAANWASVNVLPYVPSSSISVVSVGNEALNSGDPSLASGLLPAMQNLRTALSASAAAASVKVSTVHSMAVLAQSDPPSSGAFHPDFAASLTGVLGFLRDAGSPFMINPYPFFAYRSDPRPETLAFCLFQPNPGRLDAGSKLTYTNMFDAQVDAVRSALDGLGFPEVEIVVAETGWPYRGDPDEVGTTVENAMAFNGNLVAHLRSLAGTPLMPGRSVETYIFALYDEDLKSGPTSERSFGLYRADQTMNYDAGLAKPSSSISNTASASPGWTQSAETCVPVVTVQARVEGRPMQSGERCYLPSAVGSPAVMGLLFQYVAVMLLLT
- the LOC135609472 gene encoding glucan endo-1,3-beta-glucosidase 7-like isoform X1; protein product: METRKLLLLVALFHVFSSAILTESQSIIGINYGQVADNLPPASATAQLLQSTTISKLRLYGADAAIIQSLAGTDISLVLGVSNSDIPSLASDPSAAANWASVNVLPYVPSSSISVVSVGNEALNSGDPSLASGLLPAMQNLRTALSASAAAASVKVSTVHSMAVLAQSDPPSSGAFHPDFAASLTGVLGFLRDAGSPFMINPYPFFAYRSDPRPETLAFCLFQPNPGRLDAGSKLTYTNMFDAQVDAVRSALDGLGFPEVEIVVAETGWPYRGDPDEVGTTVENAMAFNGNLVAHLRSLAGTPLMPGRSVETYIFALYDEDLKSGPTSERSFGLYRADQTMNYDAGLAKPSSSISNTASASPGWTQSAETCVPVVTVQARVEGRPMQSGERCYLPSAVGSPAVMGLLFQYVAVMLLLT